ATGATAAAGGGAATATAAGGTCAGCGGTTTTTAACATGCCGCAGGCAAACCGCATCGAGGCGCAGACGACCGAACAAATACAAAGCGTTTTGAAGGAAATGAATCAATCGGAGATTCGTTTGCCAGTCGGGCAGGCTCTGCATTCATCGATTTTGGCTACGTTTGGTCCTGACATTCCGATTACTGTCGTTCCGGTCAGCGCCGTTAATTCTGAAATCACTGAGGAATCGAATTCGCTTGGCATTAATCAGACCAAACATTCATTGATCCTCAATGTTAAAGTGCGAGTCAATGTCATTATTCCTTTTGTTACGAAACCAGTAGATGTTCAGGCAAAAGTGCCGATTGCCTCTTTCGTGATGGTGGGTGATGTTCCTTCGGTTTTCTATGATGTGCAAGGTACTCCGTTTATGCCAGTGAGTCCGCCGGTATATCCGAATCCAAGCGCTGGGCAGCAGCAAAAATAAAGTTGAATCTTGAGGGAGCCTTTATTTTACCGGAAAGGGTTCCCTCTTTTTCGTTTATAATAAATATAGGAGAATTAGTGAAAGGTGTTTGGAAAATGAACGAGGTAACCAAGAGATTTCTCCGTTTGTTCAATGACGAACAAGATTTTTATGAGTGCCACGAAATATTTGAAGAGGCTTGGAAGAGATCACAGGATCCAGTTGAAGCTCAATTTTACAAAGCTTTGGTTCAGGTGGCCACAGCCCAGTTTAAATTGAAAAAAGGGGTGTTGCGCGGAGTTCGAAAGCTCTATGAGTATGCCTACCCGTCTCTGCAATCCTTGCCCGATAAGTTGCAGGGGGTCGATCTCGCAAAATTGCGTCAAGATTTTCAAGCACTTGTTGATGGGTTGCCGTCGGAACACTATATTGGAGAAGATGATTACGAAAAATACGGTTTGCGCTTGCTAAAAATCCACAAGATCACTTGAATGGCTGAAAAAAGTGGAACGGAATTCGATTAAAAGAAATTTTTGCAGATTCTTGTTGGATTTTGTTTTACGCTTCGGATTGAGAGATGGCCTTCTGCGAGATATAATCATCGTTGTCGTCGAAACGCGGCGGCTTGTGGATCGGGTGACTGGATTTACC
The sequence above is a segment of the Effusibacillus dendaii genome. Coding sequences within it:
- the yunB gene encoding sporulation protein YunB; the protein is MIQLRRRRMRLRRPVKRWRAVFLIAFFLIVLMVVQSLFFIETNLRPAFVNVAETIARQYATETINDAIVQKIATDQSYKDIVQFIKDDKGNIRSAVFNMPQANRIEAQTTEQIQSVLKEMNQSEIRLPVGQALHSSILATFGPDIPITVVPVSAVNSEITEESNSLGINQTKHSLILNVKVRVNVIIPFVTKPVDVQAKVPIASFVMVGDVPSVFYDVQGTPFMPVSPPVYPNPSAGQQQK
- a CDS encoding DUF309 domain-containing protein — translated: MNEVTKRFLRLFNDEQDFYECHEIFEEAWKRSQDPVEAQFYKALVQVATAQFKLKKGVLRGVRKLYEYAYPSLQSLPDKLQGVDLAKLRQDFQALVDGLPSEHYIGEDDYEKYGLRLLKIHKIT